A stretch of the Acidimicrobiia bacterium genome encodes the following:
- a CDS encoding ATP-dependent DNA helicase produces the protein MTATDASNQPFEMTAEQTAIVDYPLEPLRVAAGAGTGKTTTIVLRAVRLVEGGMAPESILGITFTNKAADELADRLRTGLPEMAHDGREVDVTTYHGFAWKLLQEFGALVGVERDAKVIGGGYTRQLLEESLRGARYAALDMSSPPHRVAEAAMLARQLGENLLGVDDLLASVPPSADPVWEKRIELAGIIARFQAAKRSLGVVDYADLVEAAHRLVTGFEEIRARVRSRYSLVLLDEYQDTDPGQRELMRELFGDGFPVTAVGDSDQTIYEWRGASLENFKAFPEHFRRSDGRPAETLPLSLNRRSGRIILELANRVRGQADPMAGFNVLHPVETAGDGDLVLSYHATSVDEAASIAEEIRRIHDEEGVAWREIALLFRKNRHMGLVREALEGHSIPHEVASLGGLLDVPRVADLHAWLRVLGRPDDSAALARILLGGRYRLGLGDLVPLAGWVGAMGRGSTAEEGLGWPLLEAVDRLDDVEGLAGEARERLEEFRDTFRKLLTDAQSVALVELCRRILDVTDTWAEVEALDPAGALTGRLNLYRFLDLAEEWSPLEGRPSLDAFLGYLGLLTEERATDELDTARIGQEDAVSLITVHRAKGLEWDTVFIPAVSREAFPAKSLGFDNPVERAQYLPFGLRLDAEALPRLDRSNKENQEELRVRHVAQEWRTAYVAVTRAKARLYVSGAWWYTSGQPREPSELHATTRRTKGVTLSVDVDDQGGPPDLLRFPTPEGAPDPVFPGGWQAALRAIADDPEWTARHVAQGRQAYDAHMEQIELLLDGLPEPPTIERGPALLSVSVTGLVTLASCPQRFLWSEVERLPRRPDASRTRGVEVHRRIELHNRGQLPLDELDDDLYDLSPAEGDAGSGGDPYGAFLGSRFADARPRFTEVPIDLRLPSGRVRGRIDAVYEPEPGVWEIVDFKSGRHRDDPARDVQLEAYAVAAAEGAVSSEPPVDLTVSFVYLGSGEAVEVSRRVDDAWMEDARARLEGLMTAAGGEAFAPRPGPACGGCDFLHLCPAGRAHVAAATSP, from the coding sequence ATGACGGCCACCGACGCGTCGAACCAGCCGTTCGAGATGACCGCCGAGCAGACGGCGATCGTCGACTACCCGCTCGAGCCGCTCCGCGTCGCAGCCGGAGCGGGCACCGGCAAGACCACCACGATCGTCCTGCGGGCGGTTCGCCTCGTCGAGGGGGGGATGGCGCCGGAGAGCATCCTCGGGATCACGTTCACGAACAAGGCCGCAGACGAGCTCGCAGACCGTTTGCGCACCGGCCTACCGGAGATGGCGCATGACGGCCGCGAGGTCGACGTGACGACGTATCACGGGTTCGCGTGGAAGCTGCTCCAGGAGTTCGGCGCTCTGGTGGGCGTCGAGCGAGACGCCAAGGTCATCGGCGGGGGATATACCCGCCAACTCCTCGAGGAGTCGCTGCGCGGAGCCCGCTACGCCGCCCTCGACATGTCCTCGCCGCCCCATCGCGTGGCTGAGGCGGCCATGCTCGCCAGGCAACTCGGAGAGAACCTTCTCGGGGTGGACGACCTGCTCGCCTCGGTGCCGCCGTCGGCCGACCCCGTCTGGGAGAAGCGCATCGAGCTGGCAGGCATCATCGCCAGGTTCCAGGCGGCCAAGCGATCGCTCGGGGTGGTCGACTACGCCGACCTCGTCGAAGCGGCCCACCGTCTGGTCACCGGCTTCGAGGAGATCAGGGCTCGAGTGCGGTCGAGGTACTCGCTCGTGCTGCTCGACGAGTACCAGGACACCGACCCCGGTCAGCGGGAGCTGATGCGGGAGCTGTTCGGCGACGGCTTCCCGGTCACCGCGGTCGGCGACAGTGACCAGACGATCTACGAGTGGCGGGGCGCCTCGCTCGAGAACTTCAAGGCGTTCCCCGAGCACTTCAGGCGCAGCGACGGTCGACCGGCCGAGACCCTCCCGCTCAGCCTCAACAGGCGGTCGGGGCGGATCATCCTCGAGCTCGCCAACCGGGTGCGGGGCCAAGCCGACCCGATGGCCGGGTTCAACGTCCTCCACCCGGTCGAGACCGCAGGTGACGGCGACCTCGTCCTGAGCTACCACGCCACGTCCGTCGACGAGGCGGCGTCGATCGCCGAGGAGATCAGGCGGATCCACGACGAGGAGGGGGTTGCCTGGCGCGAGATCGCCCTGCTCTTCAGGAAGAACCGCCACATGGGACTCGTGCGGGAGGCGTTGGAGGGACACTCCATCCCGCACGAGGTCGCCTCGCTCGGCGGGCTCCTCGATGTCCCCCGAGTCGCAGACCTGCACGCATGGCTGCGGGTCCTGGGGCGACCCGACGACTCGGCGGCGTTGGCGAGGATCCTGCTCGGGGGCCGCTACCGACTCGGCCTCGGGGACCTCGTCCCGCTGGCGGGGTGGGTGGGGGCCATGGGTCGCGGCTCCACGGCAGAGGAAGGGCTCGGCTGGCCGCTCCTCGAGGCGGTCGACAGGCTCGACGATGTCGAGGGGCTGGCCGGGGAGGCCCGGGAGCGGCTCGAGGAGTTCCGCGACACGTTCCGCAAGCTCCTGACCGACGCCCAGTCCGTCGCCTTGGTGGAACTGTGCAGGCGCATCCTCGACGTCACGGACACCTGGGCCGAGGTCGAGGCGCTCGACCCCGCCGGCGCCCTGACGGGCAGGCTCAACCTCTATCGATTCCTCGACCTCGCCGAGGAGTGGAGCCCCCTGGAGGGCCGCCCGTCTCTCGACGCCTTCCTCGGCTATCTCGGGTTGCTCACCGAGGAGCGGGCAACGGACGAGCTCGACACGGCCCGCATCGGCCAGGAAGACGCCGTCAGCCTGATAACCGTCCATCGCGCCAAAGGCCTCGAATGGGACACCGTCTTCATACCCGCCGTGAGCCGGGAGGCGTTTCCCGCCAAGTCCCTCGGCTTCGACAACCCCGTCGAGCGGGCGCAGTACCTGCCGTTCGGGCTCAGGCTCGACGCCGAGGCACTCCCGAGGCTCGACCGGAGCAACAAGGAGAACCAAGAGGAGCTGCGGGTGCGCCATGTCGCCCAGGAGTGGCGGACTGCGTATGTCGCCGTGACGAGGGCAAAGGCGCGCCTCTACGTGTCCGGGGCCTGGTGGTACACGTCCGGTCAGCCCCGCGAGCCGAGCGAGCTGCACGCCACCACGAGGCGAACCAAGGGAGTCACCCTCTCGGTCGACGTGGACGACCAAGGTGGGCCGCCTGACCTGCTCCGCTTCCCGACCCCGGAAGGGGCGCCTGACCCTGTCTTCCCGGGCGGCTGGCAGGCTGCGCTACGGGCGATCGCCGACGACCCGGAATGGACGGCGCGCCACGTCGCACAGGGCAGGCAGGCATACGATGCCCACATGGAGCAGATCGAGCTCCTCCTCGACGGCCTGCCGGAACCACCGACGATCGAGCGCGGGCCGGCGCTCCTCAGCGTCTCGGTGACCGGTCTCGTGACCCTGGCGTCGTGTCCCCAGAGGTTCCTGTGGAGTGAGGTCGAGCGACTCCCGCGGCGTCCCGACGCATCACGGACGAGAGGCGTCGAGGTGCACAGACGCATCGAGCTCCACAACCGGGGCCAGTTGCCGCTCGACGAGCTCGACGACGACCTCTACGACCTGTCCCCGGCTGAGGGCGACGCGGGGTCGGGTGGCGATCCGTATGGCGCCTTCCTGGGATCCCGATTCGCCGATGCGCGCCCTCGCTTCACGGAGGTCCCGATCGACCTGCGCCTGCCGTCCGGGCGTGTGAGGGGCCGCATCGACGCCGTGTACGAGCCCGAGCCGGGCGTGTGGGAGATCGTCGACTTCAAGAGCGGCAGGCACCGCGACGACCCGGCGCGAGACGTCCAGCTGGAGGCGTACGCCGTCGCCGCTGCCGAGGGCGCCGTCTCGTCGGAACCTCCCGTGGATCTCACGGTCTCGTTCGTGTATCTCGGATCGGGCGAAGCGGTCGAGGTGAGCCGTCGGGTGGACGACGCCTGGATGGAGGACGCTCGGGCACGGCTCGAGGGTCTCATGACTGCGGCTGGGGGTGAGGCCTTCGCGCCGCGCCCCGGGCCGGCGTGCGGCGGCTGCGACTTCCTGCACCTGTGCCCGGCAGGGAGGGCACACGTGGCTGCCGCAACCAGTCCCTGA
- a CDS encoding ATP-dependent DNA helicase, translating to MEDVQNEWRIRPEDWPDAIALTDGPQVVVGGPGAGKTEFLVRRVVHLIDQRGIPPGAVLVLSFGRRGVADIRERVRTRLDRSVAEVDVSTFHSYAARLIEAHGPSIGWSSPPQILTGPEQAALVRDLLADENRGAWSAAFGGLLGTTTFAGEIRDFLLRASEQLVTDDELSELAAGRADWRGLPEFRHRYRSALRAAGRIDYGELLSEAVAVARMHPDAVPRYVLVDEFQDTTLSQAVLVEELTAAHGNLTVAGDPYQSIYSFRGAVLENIAEFPDRHRDPAGLPARRIVLTTSFRCPEAILESAVRVTERDLPGSAGRVTPASSGGSVVVHRFDQQTAEAEWIASEIERIHLVDGVPLGRIGVLVRSKRRFLPEMSRSLERRRIAHDPPESRLAEQPAVRFVLDATAVAAGADVPSELDRAVRRILLGPLFRVSLGRLRDIERARAVDEIPWSQAIRALVPEGDALADLLDEPRWAAEWPVRRGFWHLWSSLPQIAELVSGTGRRRELRSWSSLAQVIDRWGERNPSVTLVDYRTLLDQEEFEARPLLSYTRPDEDRVTLTTLHQAKGLEFDVVFIADAVEGVFPDLRRRDSLLGVRHILRHDDLDTAGYLRFRLQEERRLAYTAMTRATKRVVWTATASGAEEGRGMPSRFLPLVAGAESLDGAITPVDTEARPVSRREAESHLRRILTDPARSAPERMAAASALANGPRWGLRETSTFHGVRRRGDDGGLVDAATLRLSPSQAESYERCPRRYALERRLKIGDATSIYAEFGTLVHDVLEAAEHAAFERGEPRSSLDEALGLLADRFDHATFGGPPFSHAWHARGVDLLRRLYDVWPEGGHVVALERELHLRIADVPWVGYADRIEETSGRIKIVDYKTTRNPPTLEQAARSIQLGFYLAAAAADPDVTSHGTPVAAEMWYPAKESRSLTTRSFDTARAGDVMATMVAITEGIRDERFDPVVSEECDRCPVRQVCPKWPQGGEDFS from the coding sequence ATGGAGGACGTGCAGAACGAGTGGCGCATTCGCCCGGAGGATTGGCCGGATGCGATCGCGCTGACGGACGGCCCGCAGGTCGTCGTCGGTGGACCGGGCGCGGGCAAGACCGAGTTCCTCGTGAGGCGCGTCGTACACCTGATCGACCAGAGGGGAATCCCTCCCGGGGCGGTTCTCGTGCTGAGCTTCGGCCGTCGCGGCGTTGCCGACATTCGCGAGCGCGTCAGGACCCGGCTCGATCGGTCTGTGGCCGAGGTCGACGTGTCGACGTTCCACTCGTATGCGGCCCGGCTCATCGAAGCGCACGGACCCTCGATCGGCTGGAGCTCGCCGCCTCAGATCTTGACCGGCCCGGAGCAGGCGGCGCTCGTGCGCGACTTGCTCGCCGACGAGAACCGGGGAGCGTGGTCGGCAGCCTTTGGCGGACTGCTCGGAACGACCACCTTTGCCGGGGAGATCAGGGACTTCCTCTTGCGAGCGAGCGAGCAACTCGTCACGGACGACGAGCTGTCGGAGTTGGCCGCCGGCCGAGCCGACTGGCGGGGCCTGCCCGAGTTCCGTCACCGATACCGCTCGGCGCTGCGCGCCGCCGGGCGCATCGACTACGGCGAGCTCCTCTCCGAAGCCGTCGCCGTCGCCCGGATGCACCCCGACGCCGTGCCCCGCTACGTCCTCGTCGACGAGTTCCAAGACACGACGTTGTCCCAGGCGGTCCTGGTGGAGGAGCTGACGGCCGCCCACGGCAACCTCACGGTGGCCGGCGACCCGTACCAGTCGATCTACAGCTTTCGAGGGGCGGTCCTGGAGAACATCGCAGAGTTCCCCGACCGGCACCGCGACCCGGCGGGGCTCCCGGCGCGCAGGATCGTCCTCACGACGTCGTTTCGGTGTCCCGAGGCGATACTCGAGTCTGCCGTTCGGGTCACCGAGCGCGACCTGCCGGGGTCGGCGGGCCGGGTCACCCCCGCCTCGTCCGGTGGCAGCGTCGTCGTGCACCGCTTCGACCAGCAGACGGCGGAGGCCGAGTGGATCGCCTCCGAGATCGAACGGATCCATCTCGTCGACGGGGTCCCCCTCGGCCGCATCGGGGTTCTGGTGCGTAGCAAGCGGCGCTTCCTGCCTGAGATGTCGCGGAGCTTGGAGCGGAGGAGGATCGCCCACGATCCGCCGGAGAGTCGCCTGGCAGAGCAGCCCGCAGTGCGGTTCGTGCTCGATGCCACCGCTGTGGCGGCCGGTGCCGACGTGCCTTCCGAGCTGGACAGGGCGGTGCGCCGCATCCTCCTCGGCCCGCTCTTCAGGGTCTCGCTGGGGCGGCTCCGGGACATCGAGAGGGCAAGAGCCGTCGACGAGATACCCTGGTCGCAAGCCATCAGGGCGCTAGTGCCGGAAGGCGACGCCCTCGCCGACCTGCTCGACGAGCCGCGTTGGGCGGCCGAGTGGCCCGTACGACGTGGGTTCTGGCACCTCTGGTCGTCGCTCCCGCAGATCGCCGAGCTGGTGAGCGGCACCGGGCGACGCCGGGAGCTGCGCTCATGGAGCTCTCTGGCACAGGTCATCGACCGCTGGGGCGAGCGCAACCCGTCGGTCACGCTCGTCGACTACCGGACGCTCCTCGATCAGGAGGAGTTCGAGGCCCGTCCCCTCCTCAGCTACACGAGGCCCGACGAGGATCGGGTGACCCTCACGACGCTTCACCAGGCGAAGGGCCTGGAGTTCGACGTCGTCTTCATCGCCGATGCGGTCGAGGGCGTGTTCCCCGATCTGAGGAGACGCGACAGCCTGCTCGGCGTGCGTCACATCCTCCGCCACGACGACCTCGACACGGCCGGATACCTCCGCTTCCGACTCCAGGAGGAGCGCCGCCTGGCGTACACCGCCATGACGAGGGCAACGAAGCGGGTGGTGTGGACGGCGACGGCGTCCGGCGCAGAGGAGGGGCGAGGCATGCCGAGCCGATTCCTGCCCCTCGTGGCGGGAGCCGAATCGCTCGACGGGGCCATCACCCCGGTCGACACCGAGGCACGGCCCGTGTCGCGCAGGGAGGCGGAGAGCCACTTGCGACGGATCCTCACCGATCCTGCTCGGTCCGCACCAGAGCGAATGGCGGCCGCGAGCGCACTGGCGAACGGCCCGAGGTGGGGCCTGCGGGAGACATCGACGTTCCACGGCGTGCGTCGCCGTGGTGACGACGGCGGCCTCGTCGATGCCGCCACGCTTCGTTTGAGCCCGAGCCAGGCCGAGTCGTACGAGCGATGCCCACGCCGCTACGCGTTGGAGCGCCGATTGAAGATCGGCGATGCCACCTCGATCTACGCCGAGTTCGGGACGCTCGTCCATGACGTGCTCGAGGCGGCGGAGCACGCCGCCTTCGAGCGCGGCGAGCCGAGGAGCTCGCTCGACGAGGCCCTCGGACTGCTCGCCGATCGATTCGACCATGCGACGTTCGGTGGGCCGCCGTTCTCGCACGCCTGGCACGCCAGAGGAGTCGACTTGCTGAGGCGTCTCTACGACGTCTGGCCCGAGGGTGGCCACGTGGTCGCTCTCGAGAGAGAGCTCCACCTCCGGATCGCAGATGTGCCTTGGGTGGGGTACGCAGACAGGATCGAAGAGACGAGCGGGCGGATCAAGATCGTCGACTACAAGACGACCCGCAATCCGCCGACGCTCGAGCAGGCAGCGCGTTCGATCCAGCTCGGCTTCTACCTGGCCGCGGCGGCTGCAGACCCGGACGTCACCTCGCACGGCACCCCGGTGGCTGCCGAGATGTGGTATCCGGCGAAGGAGAGCAGAAGCCTCACCACGCGCTCCTTCGACACCGCCAGGGCGGGAGACGTCATGGCGACCATGGTGGCCATCACCGAGGGGATCCGCGACGAGCGCTTCGACCCGGTGGTGAGTGAGGAGTGTGATCGGTGCCCGGTCAGGCAGGTCTGTCCAAAGTGGCCGCAGGGAGGGGAGGACTTCTCATGA
- a CDS encoding DUF488 domain-containing protein, whose amino-acid sequence MTERSATVHTIGHGRESFDALADRLRPHGVQTIVDVRSARYSKHAPEFTKDSLEQLCSASGLGYRYLGDRLGGLPSPHPPSVESTEAAIVELLGLAASSHVVLLCSEIDPQGCHRDGTLARALEARGIRVAHILGDGSVARHQPRLSW is encoded by the coding sequence GTGACGGAGCGTTCGGCAACGGTCCACACGATCGGCCACGGCCGCGAGAGCTTCGACGCCCTCGCAGACCGGCTGCGTCCCCACGGCGTCCAGACGATCGTCGACGTTCGGTCTGCGCGCTACTCGAAGCACGCGCCGGAGTTCACCAAGGACAGCCTCGAGCAGCTCTGCTCCGCCTCGGGGCTCGGCTATCGGTACCTGGGCGACCGTCTCGGCGGCCTCCCGTCCCCTCACCCGCCGAGCGTCGAATCGACAGAGGCGGCGATCGTCGAGCTCCTCGGACTGGCCGCCTCGTCGCACGTCGTGCTGCTCTGCTCCGAGATCGACCCCCAGGGGTGTCACCGCGACGGCACGCTGGCACGTGCCCTCGAGGCACGGGGCATTCGCGTCGCTCACATCCTCGGCGACGGCTCGGTGGCGCGTCACCAACCCCGCCTCTCCTGGTGA
- a CDS encoding Glu/Leu/Phe/Val dehydrogenase: MALRTQESLPTEWESPLFEEALAQFEAVAELINLDDNVRERLRTPQRAMVVAFPFRRDEYEHVDTVFGYRVQHLLTMGPTKGGIRYSDDVNLGEVAALAMLMTWKCAIVGLPFGGAKGGVRVDPTDLSRAELQRLTRRYTMEIIDFIGPDRDIPAPDLGTNEQVMAWIMDTYSTHVGHAEPAVVTGKPPALGGSVARREATGRGLVSLIPSVAGHTGVPVEGARVVIQGFGNVARYAALAASQLGCKVIGVSDITGAIHSDTGLDVEALFRHADEHRGVKGYPAADEITSEELFALDCEYLIPAAVGGVLNADNATSVRAKVILEGANGPTTRAADAALREAGVFIVPDVLANAGGVTVSYFEWVQDLQNYLWSESEIVARLREIMNRAFQEVLEISTRDKVDMRTAALIKGMRRVASAKLARGIYP, translated from the coding sequence TTGGCACTGCGCACTCAGGAATCGCTGCCGACGGAATGGGAGTCCCCGCTCTTCGAGGAAGCGCTCGCTCAGTTCGAGGCCGTCGCGGAGCTCATCAACCTCGACGACAACGTCCGGGAGCGGCTCAGGACGCCCCAACGTGCGATGGTCGTCGCCTTTCCGTTCCGCAGAGACGAGTACGAGCACGTCGACACGGTGTTCGGGTACCGGGTGCAGCACCTGCTGACGATGGGGCCGACCAAGGGCGGGATCCGGTATTCGGACGACGTCAACCTCGGCGAGGTTGCCGCCCTCGCCATGCTCATGACATGGAAGTGCGCCATCGTCGGTCTCCCGTTCGGAGGCGCCAAGGGCGGTGTGCGCGTCGACCCGACCGACCTCTCGAGAGCCGAGCTGCAGCGCCTCACGCGGCGCTACACGATGGAGATCATCGACTTCATCGGCCCGGACCGGGACATCCCTGCACCGGACCTGGGGACGAACGAGCAGGTGATGGCGTGGATCATGGACACCTACTCGACGCACGTCGGGCATGCCGAACCCGCCGTGGTCACCGGAAAGCCGCCCGCCCTGGGCGGCTCCGTGGCAAGGCGGGAGGCTACCGGCCGGGGGCTCGTCAGCCTGATCCCGTCGGTTGCCGGTCACACCGGGGTACCCGTCGAAGGAGCCAGAGTCGTGATCCAGGGCTTCGGGAACGTAGCCAGGTACGCGGCACTCGCCGCTTCGCAACTCGGCTGCAAGGTGATCGGCGTCTCGGACATCACCGGCGCCATCCACAGCGACACAGGTCTCGACGTCGAGGCCCTCTTCCGGCATGCCGACGAGCATCGTGGGGTGAAGGGATACCCGGCAGCCGACGAGATCACCTCCGAGGAGCTGTTCGCTCTCGACTGCGAATACCTCATCCCCGCCGCCGTCGGGGGAGTGCTCAACGCCGACAACGCAACATCGGTGCGGGCCAAGGTCATCCTCGAGGGCGCCAACGGGCCGACGACCAGGGCGGCGGATGCTGCGCTCAGGGAGGCGGGGGTGTTCATCGTCCCCGACGTGCTCGCCAACGCCGGCGGAGTGACCGTCTCGTACTTCGAGTGGGTGCAGGACCTCCAGAACTACCTGTGGTCGGAGTCCGAGATCGTTGCCCGCCTCCGCGAGATCATGAACCGGGCATTCCAGGAGGTGCTCGAGATCTCGACGCGCGACAAGGTCGACATGCGCACCGCGGCGCTCATCAAGGGCATGCGACGGGTTGCATCCGCCAAGCTGGCACGCGGCATCTATCCCTGA
- a CDS encoding PD-(D/E)XK nuclease family protein, producing the protein MTVEATEASLLETLSPSRASDFKLCPQLFKFKAIDRIEMPPTVYQARGTTAHLALQRLFDEDSKGRTPERLFDLFREAWVELRPTEFADLFSSVDDERAWGIESMEILANYFGVEDPTAIEPLDRELDMLEELDSIVIRGILDRIEERAGELVITDYKTGKAPPEQYAIPAFFALKIYALLVRRRVGRTPTTLRLMYLNGPTVYEIDVDDRQLDAMERQLRALWQAINRAIERDQFPPRPSSLCDWCQYKSICPAFAEES; encoded by the coding sequence ATGACGGTCGAAGCCACCGAGGCCTCTCTGCTAGAGACGCTCTCCCCCAGCCGGGCGAGCGACTTCAAGCTGTGCCCGCAGCTCTTCAAGTTCAAGGCCATCGATCGCATCGAGATGCCCCCGACGGTCTATCAGGCGCGCGGCACCACCGCCCATCTGGCGCTCCAACGATTGTTCGACGAGGACTCGAAGGGGCGCACACCGGAGCGCCTCTTCGACCTCTTCCGGGAAGCGTGGGTCGAACTGCGCCCCACGGAGTTCGCCGACCTGTTCTCGTCGGTCGACGATGAGCGCGCGTGGGGAATCGAGAGCATGGAGATCCTTGCCAACTACTTCGGCGTCGAGGACCCCACCGCCATCGAGCCGCTCGATCGAGAGCTCGACATGCTCGAAGAGCTCGACAGCATCGTGATCCGCGGCATCCTGGACAGGATCGAGGAGCGAGCAGGCGAGCTCGTGATCACCGACTACAAGACGGGTAAGGCGCCCCCCGAGCAGTACGCCATTCCGGCGTTCTTCGCGTTGAAGATCTACGCTCTGCTCGTCCGACGCCGAGTCGGTAGGACCCCGACGACGCTGCGGCTCATGTACCTCAACGGGCCGACCGTCTACGAGATCGACGTCGACGACCGGCAACTCGACGCCATGGAGCGGCAGCTCCGGGCGCTGTGGCAAGCGATCAACCGGGCCATCGAACGCGACCAGTTCCCACCGAGGCCGTCGAGCCTGTGCGACTGGTGCCAGTACAAGAGCATCTGCCCCGCCTTCGCCGAGGAGAGCTGA
- a CDS encoding PH domain-containing protein encodes MTFPHRFLTDDESIVRQFRPHWRLLFLPMLWVVAAIVAIVLVYQVIPPENGTADLITSLVIAAALIPLSVVPLVDWWFTQYVLTSERLITRSGVISRSGIEIPLVNVNNVLFHQSAFERILRSGDLLVESAGESGQSRFSDIPQPEEFQALLYRTRDELVKARAREEGSLIGEAVAPDPTTQLERLAKLHRDGVITDDEYAAKRQALLDQI; translated from the coding sequence ATGACATTCCCGCACCGGTTCCTCACCGACGACGAGAGCATCGTCAGGCAGTTTCGCCCCCATTGGCGTCTCCTGTTCCTCCCCATGCTGTGGGTCGTGGCGGCGATCGTCGCCATCGTGCTCGTCTACCAGGTCATCCCGCCGGAGAACGGAACCGCCGACCTGATCACCTCGCTCGTCATCGCAGCCGCCCTGATCCCGCTGTCCGTCGTCCCGCTCGTCGACTGGTGGTTCACGCAATACGTGCTCACGAGTGAGCGGCTCATCACTCGCTCAGGCGTCATCAGCCGCAGCGGCATCGAGATACCGCTCGTCAACGTCAACAACGTCCTCTTCCACCAGTCGGCGTTCGAGCGAATCCTCCGTTCGGGCGACCTGCTCGTGGAGTCGGCCGGGGAGAGTGGGCAGAGCCGCTTCTCCGACATACCGCAACCGGAGGAGTTCCAGGCGCTCCTCTATCGCACCCGGGACGAGCTCGTCAAGGCGCGCGCCCGCGAGGAGGGCTCGTTGATCGGCGAAGCAGTCGCACCCGACCCGACCACCCAGCTAGAGCGCCTCGCCAAGCTCCATCGCGACGGCGTCATCACCGACGACGAATACGCCGCCAAGCGCCAGGCGCTTCTCGACCAGATCTAG